GGTATATCCACCAACCATGCCTCATCCGAAGAATTTAAATTCTCACCAATATCATCCGTTGTTTCATCCTCCTCGGCGGGCCGAATTTCACCACTGATTTGCCCCCCATTCTCTATTTCTATGGAAGCGTAAGTGATCGTGCCCTCGATGGCCCCTGTAGAGCGCAGAAGAATGTGGCCCGTAACATTGGCAATGCCCCCAAAATTCCCGACGACCTCCATATTACAAATTGTCGCAGTTCCCTTTAA
The Nitrospinaceae bacterium DNA segment above includes these coding regions:
- a CDS encoding polymer-forming cytoskeletal protein, producing MTIGPGVKMEGAIRNFKNLMILGSSEGELEGENLIIGEGGWLKGTATICNMEVVGNFGGIANVTGHILLRSTGAIEGTITYASIEIENGGQISGEIRPAEEDETTDDIGENLNSSDEAWLVDIPSQFPETATVDEDSINE